CAAGTCATTTCTCATCCGCAATACGGCTTGATTAGTCCAAACGAGTACCGTGCCAAATACAAAAATAAGCCTTGTCCCTATTGCGGAAAAAAGATGGTACAAGGACAACAGTTTTATAGCACGACTTCAAGGCAAGATGCTATTAACCGAGGATATCAATATGTTGATAAATCAGGAAATAAAACGATCAATCAAGCCGGAAGAAATTTTTTTCACCCCAATTATATAACTTTAGATCACAGAACCAATAAAGCTCGTTGCCCAGAAAAATTATTTGATTCTGATAACCTAGAAGCTATCTGTTGGCGTTGCAATAATCAAAAAGGAGATGATAATTCTTTTGAACTACAACATACTTGCGACTACTTAAATTCTTTAGCTGAGGAAGCGCGATCGCGCTATCCAAAACTTTAAACAAGATAAGTTTTGTACTTTTCACTGAACAGACACAATTCTTAAAAACGCTGTCGATACTCCACCTGGAAGCGATTATCATTGGAAAAATTCGTCGAACCGCGTAAGAGGAAATAATCGTTCAAGCGATAGCGAACATTAACTTGGGTGGGAACTTGCGGCGTGAGGAACTGCGTCACCGATACCCCCAAATCGTCAGTGATGTTATAACCCAATTCCGCCGCCAATCCGACGGTTGAGGTTTGGCTATCCGGGTCTGTCACTGCACTGGGGAAGATGCGAAACTCGCTTAATCCCAAGGCATTCGCGAGGGCATTTTGCAAAGTTCCAAACAAAGCCGTTCCCGCCAGGTTTGCCAATCCCAAACCACTGTCTTCCTGACTAAAAGCGTTGATGAAACTTCCCCCCAAAAGGGCAATGATTTGGGTTTCGCTGCGCGGTGGAGAACTGGTGAGTTCAATAACCGAACGTACCAATTGAGCGGAAGATGTCCCTGGTTCGACCCTCAAGCTTTTCAGTAAGTCAAGGGCGAATCCGTTGACGATTGCCTCAACTCGAATGGTTTCCACGCTGCCAAAATTGACCAGAGATTCGCTAATTTCTGAGGAGATGGGGTTGGTGGGGGAGAGGGTTCGCGTTGTTTCCACCGCCGTCCCCACTAGTCGCAAATCGAGTCGGGGATTAAGTCCAAATTCCGGCTGGAAGATCGCTACATTGTCGTATCCGCCGCGCAGTCTCAATTGGGTGGTGAAAAGATTGATTTGACCATTGACCAACTCCACAATACCGCTTGGCTTGATTTCGCTAATCGAACCATTCACTGAAATCGTTCCTCTCGCGCCAAAATTAAGTAAAAATGGCTGTTCTAATCGTAGATCATCTCCTAAGCTCAGTGCTAAATTATTAAATTCTGTTCTATTGAGGATTCCGCCTAACGCCGAGCCAGTGTTTGCATTGCCCTCGCCCGATTCTGCGTTGCTAATAAATCGCCTTCGTATGACCAATCCCGCTAATAAAACGCGCCCGTCACTGAGTTTGACTTCGCCACCAATATCGGGCTGTAACGCCGCTCCTGTCAATTGAATGTTGCCGCCCACATCCCCGCTATAGAGTCCCTTGAGATTGACTGTTAAACCATTCAATGTTGCAGTGAGGGGGTTTTCTTGGGGTATGGGTTGGGTGAGAGGAAGCGACCCCACAACAGTAATATCTCCGCCGCCGAAAGTTCCGGTGAGGGAATCGACGGTGAGGCGGTCAAAGTCAAAGCGGATTACGCCATCAATATCGTTTAAAGTGTCTTCTAAGAACAACGAAGAGATTTCCGCATCTTGGAGATTCACCAATCCTTGGGCTTGAAGATCGAGCAATTCATTATTCTTTTGGTCGTAGCGACCGCCAATTTCAAGATCGACATTTCCACTGCCTTCTTCCCAAATTAATTGCTGTCGCGTGAGAATATTTAATACCGACAGTCCGTTATCTTTGAGGTTGAGAGCGAGCTGAAACGCATCGCTATCGGGAGGCATTGCTTTTTTCAAAGGGGCTTTGTAGGGAAAACTGCCCGCAATTTGTAAGGGTTCGGTGTCTGCGGTAATAACGCTGTCAACGGAGAAGTTGAGGCGGGCGTTGTTGTAACTGAAACTACCTTGGGTCGATTCGATTTTTTCTGTATTGAGCGTTGCATCCACTACTGTGAGGGAACCCCTCGCCTGGGGATTTTCTTGGCTACCTCCCAAGACCGCATTGGCATTGATAAATCCGGTGAAACCGATATCCGGCGGAAGGGGAACAAATTCTTGCAATAGGAAGATGGGGAGTTTGACCACTTGTAGTTGACCGGATTGGGTATCCCCCCCAATCGAACCGGAGAAGCTGACTTCACCGCCGTCTTCTAATTCCAATTTGAAGGGTCGGATGCTTAAAACACCTTCCTGGAAAGTCCCTTGCGCGATCGCGCGCTCTGCTTCAAGGGTTCCCCACTGCCAATCATCCCCCGCAAAATCGAAGTCAATATCCAAACCCTGCGATAAAGATCCCGATATATCAATTTTCCCGGTAACGCTGCCTTGCGCCTCCGCAAGGGGCGGTAAAGGCGACACTTCCAACCGTCTGCGGCGTTGTTCTTCCAGCAAGGCTTCAATTTCTGAGAAGCGGCGCAACTGCGTGATTAAAGGCAAATTCGCCACATTCAACCCAACGGTTTGTAAATCCCCGGAATTACTGTAGTTGGGAAGTTGCAGGAGTCGCGCAAAGTCGGTGATATCGAAGATTTGGATCGTGGTTAAAATATCTTGAATTTGCCCTTCTTCGATGGAAAGTTCTGCATCGAAAAGAACATCTTTTCCCTGGGGAATAATGCGTCCGGAGAGTAAATATTGGGTTTCCCCTTGCACGAATTTTGCATCTTCAATTGCCACCGCACCGTTGGCGTATTGGAAACTGGTGGTAAAGCGATCCCCGCTAATTCGACTCAAGAGGGGATTTTCTACGGTAATCGTTCCCGATGCTGCAAGGGTATTGAGATTCACGTTGAAGTTTCCGGAGAGTTGACCAGAAAGGGGTTGAGACGCAAGCCGCGTGGGAAGTAGGGAGGACGGTGCAATTTTTTTCGCGAGGGCAAGGGGGAATTGACGGGCATTAATGGCAAAAATATCCCCCTGGCGGACTCCGGTGGCAGCAAACTCGCCAATTTCTAAGAGGAAGGAGTTGGGTTTGTAATCCGCTCCCAAATCTAACGCAACTTTATCGTCGGTTCCCACCAAGCGCAGCGAACCCCCTTCCCCCGGTACGAAGGCGACGGGCCCGGATACAATGGGGTCTAGGGCGAGATCGTTGATGACGACATTCCGCAATGCTAGCGTTCCTTGGATTTGAGGCGCTCTTAGGGTGCCGCGAATATTGCCGTCAAAATCTGCTCTTCCTGCCACATCGGTTTGATTGACGACTGTGGCGATATTGGTTGGGAGGGTAATCAGGTCTTTCCCTTGCTCGAAAAGTCGGGGTAGGTTCAAATTTTGGGCGTTGACATCCAAATTGACCTGTTTGATTAAATCCAAACCAATTTGACCGCGCCGCAATGCGGTTAGGTTCGGGTCTATGTAACCGCTTGCACTGAGTCCAGTTGCTGTCGCGCGATCGATCCTTAAGCGATTGCCGTTCCAATTAAAAGCTGCGGTGAGAGGGCGGTCGATGAGGGAAATCCCTTCGCTGAAGTTCACCTCTCCCGTGGCGCGAATTCCCTCCGGGGTGAGGTTTGCGAGATTCGTTGTAACATCGATGCTGCCTCCAAGCCTGCCATCTAAAAGTGAAGACACGCGATCGAGTTGAATGTTACTGGGGTTCAACGTGGCTCGCAAATTGCCATTAGCCAAACGTAAATTTCTCGCCGTTACCGTTCCCCCTGCCAAGTTGATGCGACCGGAACCATTAGCAACAATGGCTTCTGGACTTAAATTATCGAGCGTTCCCCGCAGGTTAAAATTACCGCTTACCGGACTTTGGAGTGCCGGGGGAATTTGCCTAGAGAGTCGTTGCGGTTGAATTCCTGCTGCGGCAATATCCGCTTGCCAGTTGCCTCGATTGAGATTAACTAGGGCGTTAACGGTTCCTCCCGCGACGCTGATTCGACTGGTTCCCCTCGCAGTGAGGGTTTTGGGGCTAATCTCATTCAAACTCCCCGATACGTTGAAATTCCCCGAAAGCGCGCCGAGGGCTTGCTGTGCTTGGGCGAGGGCGGGGGGCAATCGCCTCCCGGCAGTAAAACGGTTGAGTTGAACATTGTTGGCAGCAACATCGGCTTGCCAGCGTTCCCCCGTTACTTGAATTCCTCTCGCTGCAACGGTTCCCCCTGCTACTGCAACAGCTAAAGAACCATCGCCCTGCAATTCTTGAACGGGCAATCCTGCGGTATTTCCCCCCAAACGTCCTGCGAGGTTCAAATTACCGTTGAGCGCGCCGAGGGCGGGGAGAGAGAGGTCGGGGGGCAGCACTTTGGCGGCAATAGATGCGGTTTGTACGTCGGAGGCTTGGAGTTGGGTGGTGAAGCGACCGTTGTTGAGTTGTAAATTGTTCGCCCGAACGGTTCCTCCGGCGACTCCCGCGCTGACATTTCCTTGGGCGGTGAGGGTATTGAGGGAAAAGTTATTAACTCGTCCTGAAACGTCTAAACGAGCGCTGGCGGTACCCACTTCCGAACGTAGGGGAGAGGTTGCGGGGAGAACGCGATTGAGGGGGAGATTGGAGGCAAAAAGGTTTCCGCGCCAGCGTCCGTCTTTCAATTTAATGTTATTGACGGTTAAATTGCCGCTACCGAGGAGTTTGTTGGTGGAAACGCGGGCTTGGAGGTCTTCGATTTTGTTGAGGGGCCCGAACACTTGTGTTTGCAGGTTAACAGGGCCAATGCGAAAGGGTAACTCGTCTTTGAAATAAAGCGACGCGATCGCGTCGCCAGGAACATTTTCGGTTCTAAAGTCCAGCGCAACCGTCCCTGGTTTCCCTTCTTTCCCTAATTTAATTTGACCTTTCCCTCTCACCTTTCCACCCCCAGTAGGAGTCGCTTGAAAGTCTTGCAGGGCAAAGATCGAAGTGGCAGAGGAAAAGGCGAATTTGGCTTGAATGTCTCGGAACCGAACTTTATCCACATCGAAGGGTTGAGTGCCAATCAAGTTCCCAGCGACAAGGGGTTTATCCAAGGGGCCCGTCACTTTCAGCCCCACTTTAAAACCACCGGAAAGGGGAACCCCTGGCGCTTTGAGATCGAAGGTTTGCAACAGTTCCTTAATCGTGGTGGATTCTGTCGTTGCGTTCAGGTTATAACCGGATTCGAGATCGATAACTCCCCCAACGGCTGCATCGATTCGATCCAGTTTTGTAATGAAGTCTTCGATGCGAACCTTCTTCCCTTGAAAGCGCAAGCGTCCGTTTGTTTTGCTAATGGGGGGGAGTTTAACGGGGAGGTCATTGAGGAAGAAGAAGGGAGAACGCTTGCCAATCTCTGTATTATCCGGTTCTGCCTGAATTTTGATGGCTTCTTGGTTTAACTTGGCACTAATATTTTGTAGCGTCGCAACCCCTTGCAATTCTGGTAGCGTTTCGCGAGGATTGCCAGCTAAGGTAATTTCTAAATTCGTTCCCACGGTTCCGCTTTGCACGATAACCGG
This genomic stretch from Lusitaniella coriacea LEGE 07157 harbors:
- a CDS encoding translocation/assembly module TamB domain-containing protein → MTQVPNPEREPESNGNNPERRRRRRRWLWASIAAIATLSGGLTVGWFVLKQQLAPRLTKILSNSIERPLNLGAAESLSLTSVRFGETEIPPTSTDPDWAKVEAVDVKFNLFKLLFDRTLELDITLIDPTVYIEEDADGEWIATRLDEPGEESPLTVDVQTIRAENASIDVVKRAENGTLKEPVELQVPRAVVRTFNDYELLEGEAKGTFEGGGKFDVNASVRPDTWDAKVSLATQDLNLPYLSRLVNIPVIVQSGTVGTNLEITLAGNPRETLPELQGVATLQNISAKLNQEAIKIQAEPDNTEIGKRSPFFFLNDLPVKLPPISKTNGRLRFQGKKVRIEDFITKLDRIDAAVGGVIDLESGYNLNATTESTTIKELLQTFDLKAPGVPLSGGFKVGLKVTGPLDKPLVAGNLIGTQPFDVDKVRFRDIQAKFAFSSATSIFALQDFQATPTGGGKVRGKGQIKLGKEGKPGTVALDFRTENVPGDAIASLYFKDELPFRIGPVNLQTQVFGPLNKIEDLQARVSTNKLLGSGNLTVNNIKLKDGRWRGNLFASNLPLNRVLPATSPLRSEVGTASARLDVSGRVNNFSLNTLTAQGNVSAGVAGGTVRANNLQLNNGRFTTQLQASDVQTASIAAKVLPPDLSLPALGALNGNLNLAGRLGGNTAGLPVQELQGDGSLAVAVAGGTVAARGIQVTGERWQADVAANNVQLNRFTAGRRLPPALAQAQQALGALSGNFNVSGSLNEISPKTLTARGTSRISVAGGTVNALVNLNRGNWQADIAAAGIQPQRLSRQIPPALQSPVSGNFNLRGTLDNLSPEAIVANGSGRINLAGGTVTARNLRLANGNLRATLNPSNIQLDRVSSLLDGRLGGSIDVTTNLANLTPEGIRATGEVNFSEGISLIDRPLTAAFNWNGNRLRIDRATATGLSASGYIDPNLTALRRGQIGLDLIKQVNLDVNAQNLNLPRLFEQGKDLITLPTNIATVVNQTDVAGRADFDGNIRGTLRAPQIQGTLALRNVVINDLALDPIVSGPVAFVPGEGGSLRLVGTDDKVALDLGADYKPNSFLLEIGEFAATGVRQGDIFAINARQFPLALAKKIAPSSLLPTRLASQPLSGQLSGNFNVNLNTLAASGTITVENPLLSRISGDRFTTSFQYANGAVAIEDAKFVQGETQYLLSGRIIPQGKDVLFDAELSIEEGQIQDILTTIQIFDITDFARLLQLPNYSNSGDLQTVGLNVANLPLITQLRRFSEIEALLEEQRRRRLEVSPLPPLAEAQGSVTGKIDISGSLSQGLDIDFDFAGDDWQWGTLEAERAIAQGTFQEGVLSIRPFKLELEDGGEVSFSGSIGGDTQSGQLQVVKLPIFLLQEFVPLPPDIGFTGFINANAVLGGSQENPQARGSLTVVDATLNTEKIESTQGSFSYNNARLNFSVDSVITADTEPLQIAGSFPYKAPLKKAMPPDSDAFQLALNLKDNGLSVLNILTRQQLIWEEGSGNVDLEIGGRYDQKNNELLDLQAQGLVNLQDAEISSLFLEDTLNDIDGVIRFDFDRLTVDSLTGTFGGGDITVVGSLPLTQPIPQENPLTATLNGLTVNLKGLYSGDVGGNIQLTGAALQPDIGGEVKLSDGRVLLAGLVIRRRFISNAESGEGNANTGSALGGILNRTEFNNLALSLGDDLRLEQPFLLNFGARGTISVNGSISEIKPSGIVELVNGQINLFTTQLRLRGGYDNVAIFQPEFGLNPRLDLRLVGTAVETTRTLSPTNPISSEISESLVNFGSVETIRVEAIVNGFALDLLKSLRVEPGTSSAQLVRSVIELTSSPPRSETQIIALLGGSFINAFSQEDSGLGLANLAGTALFGTLQNALANALGLSEFRIFPSAVTDPDSQTSTVGLAAELGYNITDDLGVSVTQFLTPQVPTQVNVRYRLNDYFLLRGSTNFSNDNRFQVEYRQRF
- a CDS encoding HNH endonuclease is translated as MNEVIKKYKLRKLYKSSDVSAVWNASQNLQVISHPQYGLISPNEYRAKYKNKPCPYCGKKMVQGQQFYSTTSRQDAINRGYQYVDKSGNKTINQAGRNFFHPNYITLDHRTNKARCPEKLFDSDNLEAICWRCNNQKGDDNSFELQHTCDYLNSLAEEARSRYPKL